A single region of the Brassica rapa cultivar Chiifu-401-42 chromosome A03, CAAS_Brap_v3.01, whole genome shotgun sequence genome encodes:
- the LOC103861774 gene encoding glutathione S-transferase T3-like, translating to MDSRNLLNPYGQSPSLVGLLNSQNFPYESYQSGVHFGESQQSDIPPFSSQETATPLASKDRKKWTPADDEVIISAWINTSKDSVVGNSQKLGTFWSRVGEYYAASPHAKQSGDRREHLNIKQRWHKINDFTNKFCAAYAAAERQISSGQSDHDVLKMAHEIYFADHKKKFTLEHAWCILRFEQKWLSLNTPKPTGSSKRKECDTPSQSTNTTAADDEVRPEGVKAAKAKRNTEKGKSVADYATIMEMKREDWEMKKDDLDRKERLSKLAILDTLLAKKEPLKEAEEVVKNNLLKLLY from the coding sequence ATGGATTCAAGGAATCTATTGAATCCATATGGTCAGTCCCCTAGTTTAGTTGGCCTCCTGAATAGTCAGAACTTTCCTTATGAAAGTTATCAATCGGGTGTCCACTTTGGAGAGTCACAACAGTCTGATATCCCTCCTTTTAGTTCACAAGAAACCGCGACACCATTGGCCTCTAAGGACAGAAAGAAGTGGACACCAGCTGATGACGAGGTTATCATCAGCGCTTGGATAAACACGTCTAAGGATTCGGTGGTAGGAAATTCACAGAAGTTAGGGACCTTCTGGTCCCGAGTAGGTGAATATTATGCTGCATCTCCACATGCAAAACAGAGTGGTGACCGAAGAGAGCATCTGAATATAAAACAGAGGTGGCACAAAATAAACGATTTCACCAACAAGTTCTGTGCTGCATATGCAGCAGCAGAGAGACAGATCAGCTCTGGTCAGAGTGATCACGATGTTCTCAAGATGGCGCACGAGATCTACTTCGCTGATCACAAGAAGAAATTTACTCTTGAGCATGCGTGGTGTATTCTGCGGTTTGAACAGAAGTGGCTAAGTCTGAACACTCCTAAACCGACTGGTTCTTCAAAGCGAAAAGAATGTGACACCCCGAGCCAAAGTACAAACACCACTGCTGCTGATGATGAGGTCCGGCCTGAAGGTGTAAAGGCGGCTAAGGCTAAAAGGAACACTGAAAAAGGAAAGTCAGTGGCTGATTATGCGACCATCATGGAGATGAAGAGGGAAGATTGGGAGATGAAGAAGGATGATTTGGACAGGAAGGAGAGACTGTCTAAGCTAGCTATTCTAGACACTCTTTTAGCCAAAAAAGAACCACTGAAAGAGGCTGAAGAAGTTGTAAAGAATAACTTACTAAAGCTGTTGTACTGA